In Leucobacter denitrificans, the genomic window TGCTTGCAGGAGAACTAGCCCAAGCACGATCCACGAAAGTACAAATAGGTCTTTACGCGTACTCCGAAGCTTGAATGTGAGCAAGACGACAGCGAGCGCGGCGAGGAGCAGCGGCCCGCTGATCGTGCGGTTACCAAACTCAATGAGCGAGTGGTATGTGAGTTCAGCAGTCGGCACGAGAGAACCCGGAGTACAGAGCGGCCACTCCGAGCATCCGAGGCCTGAACCTGTCAGACGAACGGCGCCTCCAGTGGCAATGATGAGCACATTCAGCACAAATGATGCCCAAGCCGCAAAGGGCAAGAACCGGGGGAGTGCGGTCTTTGCAACTTCTGACGCTCGCGCTGTGTTCATGCCCGACACGAGAACTCCTTCGGATAGCGCGCTCCGCGAACACTGGCCGGTCACGCCCAATTTTGAGCGAAAGCCTGTAGACTCGGTAGCTGTGGTTTAGTAGGGCAAACGTAACGTCTGATGATTAAGTCAGTGCCCCGGTTTGCTCGAAGCCCAGACTACTGCACCGCCGCTCAGAGCTAGCCCAGAGTGAATCTGCTCAGAAGCTGGATCTGGTAGCGAGACAACAAGAGAGGGAATGATCATGCCTGAGGTACTGATCGATCGCCCCGAACTCGAAGGCCTAGGCCAGTATGAGTTCGGCTGGCACGATAGCGACGCAGCTGGAGAAACCGCAAAGCGCGGGCTCAATGAAGATGTTGTGCGTAACATCTCCGCGCTCAAGAATGAACCTGAATGGATGCTTGAGCGCCGACTGAAAGCGCTGCAAATTTTTGGTCGCAAGCCGATGCCGACCTGGGGTGCTGACCTCACAGACATCGACTTCGACAACATCAAGTACTTCGTGCGCTCCACCGAGAAGCAAGCGAATACCTGGGAAGACCTCCCTGAAGACATCAAGGAGACCTACGAAAAGCTCGGCATTCCCGAGGCAGAACGTCAGCGCCTAGTTGCAGGTGTCGCGGCTCAGTACGAGTCCGAGGTTGTGTACCACCAGATTCGTGAAGACCTTGAGGAGCAGGGCGTGCTCTTCCTCGACACCGATACGGCGCTCAAGGAACACCCTGAAATTTTCAAGGAGTACTTCGGCACCGTCATCCCGTCTGGTGACAACAAGTTCGCCGCGCTCAATACCGCCGTTTGGTCGGGTGGATCGTTTGTGTACGTCCCGAAGGGCGTCCATGTTGAGATCCCACTCCAGGCTTACTTCCGTATTAACACGGAGAACATGGGTCAGTTCGAGCGCACCCTGATCATCGCCGATGAAGATAGCTACGTGCACTACATCGAGGGCTGCACAGCGCCGATTTACAAGTCTGACTCACTGCACTCCGCAGTCGTTGAAATCATTGTGAAGAAGAACGCCCGCGTTCGATACACGACGATTCAGAACTGGTCAAGCAACGTGTACAACCTCGTCACCAAGCGTGCTGTGGCAGAAGAGGGCGCGACAATGGAGTGGGTTGATGGCAACATCGGTTCCAAGGTCACGATGAAGTACCCATCGATCTACCTCACAGGTGAACACGCAAAGGGTGAGACGCTCTCTGTGGCATTTGCCGGACCGGGGCAGCACCAGGATGCAGGTGCGAAGATGATCCACCTCGCACCGCACACGAAGTCTTCGATTCTTTCGAAGTCGATCGCGCGTGGTGGTGGCCGCACCGGTTACCGCGGCGAAGTCAGGGTCGATGCAAACGCGCATCACGCAGCCAACTCCGTTGTCTGTGATGCACTGCTCGTCGATACCATCTCTCGCTCAGACACTTACCCAGCCATCGACATTCGCACAGACGACGCAACCCTGGCTCACGAGGCAACTGTGACGCGAGTGAGTGAAGAACAGCTGTTCTACCTCATGAGTCGCGGTCTGTCAGAAGAAGAGTCAATGGCAATGATTGTGCGCGGATTTATCGAGCCAATTGCCCGAGAGCTTCCAATGGAATACGCGCTCGAACTGAACAAGCTCATCGAAATGAGCATGGAAGGATCTGTCGGTTAACGTGACAACGCTTCAAACAGAACAGCACGGTTTCAAGGCACACAGTGACGGAGATTGGGAAAATCGTGCCCCAGTACAGACTCGGTCAGAGCGCCTGAAGTCTGTTTCGCTCGCGGATTTCCCCGAGGTAACCGGTCGTGAGGTGAACTGGAAGTTCACTCCAGTCGCACAGATCAAGTCGCTCCTTGGCGACAAGCTCATCGACGGCTCGCAGACATTTGAGATCTCTGAGGCCGAGGGAGTTGAACTTTCGACTGTTCCCATGGATTCTGAGCTGGTAGGCCGCGGCGGTATTCCAGAGGATCAGGCCGCAGCAAACGCGTGGGGTCAGGTTCAGGCCGCTCAGCGAATTCTGCTCACGAGTCAAGATCACCAGACCGTAATTGTGAAGCGTTCGGCGCTCACAACTGAGCCCACCGCTGCTCACACCATTATTGAGGCCGCACCGCAGGCAAATGCCCTGGTAATCCTCGAGAATGAGGGCGACGCCCATCTCTCGGAGACGGTCGAGATCGTAGTCGGAGATGCGGCAAACCTCACGGTAGTTTCGATCCAGGAGTGGAACGATGAGGCGATCCACCTCGCGGCCCACAACGCAACAGTCGGCCGCGACGCCAACCTGCAGCACATCGTCGTTTCACTCGGTGGCAAGATCGTGCGTGTGAACCCGTCGATCCATTTGGATGCGCAGGGTGCGAACGGTGAGGGCTACGGTGCGTACTTCGCTGACGCTGGCCAGCACCTCGAGCACCAGGTGTACATCGACCATAATGCGCCCCACACTCGCAGCAGGGTGGCGTACAAGGGCGCCCTGCAGGGCGAGGGCGCGCATGCTGTGTGGATCGGTGACGTTCTCATCCGACGCGTAGCCACCGGCACCGACAGCTACGAGGAGAACCGCAACCTCACCCTCACGGAGGGCACCCGCACCGACTCGATCCCGAATCTCGAGATCGAAACTGGAGACATTGAGGGTGCGGGGCACGCTTCGACAACCGGCCGCTTCGACGAGGAACATATTTTCTATCTCCAAAGCCGCGGCATCTCGGAAGACGAAGCTCGCAAGCTCGTTGTTCGCGGATTCCTTTTCGACGTCATTCAGCGCATTGGCAACGAAGAGATCGAAGATCGACTTCAGGAAGCAATTGACGCGGAGCTGAAGCAGAGTGTGCTCGCATAATGTCTCGCATGAAGGCGCTTGAGCTGAGTGAATTAACGCAGGACCAAGCGGTAAAAGTAGAACTTGACGGCGTACCAATCGCGATTGTTCTTGACGGACAGGGCGACGTACACGCTATTGGTGATACATGCACCCACGGCCAAATTAGCCTCTCAGAGGGCTTCGTCGAAGACGGAACACTCGAATGTTGGGCTCACGGCTCAGCGTTCTCACTCACTACCGGAATTCCGCAAAACCTTCCGGCATATGAGCCGGTTCCTGTGTACATCGTCGAGATTGAAGACGGCACAGTTTATATTGACCCCCACGTTACGAAAGAGATTGCAGCATGACTTCAGTTCTTGAGATCAAAGACCTACACGTCAGTGTTGAAACTGAGAAGGGCCCAAAGCCTATCCTCAAGGGAGTAAACCTCACGATCCGCAAGGGCGAAACGCACGCCATCATGGGCCCAAACGGCTCAGGTAAGTCGACCCTCGCATACGCGGTCGCCGGTCACCCGCGTTATGAGATCACCAGTGGCCAGATTCTGCTCGATGGTGAAGACCTCACTGAACTCGGCGCCGACGAACGCGCACAGGCCGGGCTCTTCCTCGCAATGCAGTACCCAGTTGAGATCCCAGGCGTCACCAACGCGAACTTCTTGCGTACCGCCAAGACCGCGATTGATGGCGAGGCACCCGCAATCCGCACTTGGATGGGTGCGGTACGCGACGCAATGAAGAACCTTCGGATGGATGAGTCATTCGCCGCACGTAACGTGAACGAAGGATTCTCGGGTGGTGAGAAGAAGCGTAATGAGATTCTTCAGCTCGAACTCCTCAAGCCTCAGTTCGCAGTTCTCGATGAGACCGACTCGGGACTCGACGTTGACGCGCTCAAGGTTGTTTCAGAGGGCGTGAACCGCGCAAAGGAGAACACCGGACTTGGCGTTCTCCTTATCACCCACTACACGCGAATTCTCCGCTACATCAAGCCCGACTTCGTTCACGTGTTTGTTGACGGCAAGATTGCCGAAGAGGGCGGCCCCGAGCTCGCCGAGCGCCTCGAGAACGAAGGCTACGATCGTTTCCTCGTTGAGGCTTAGGGCGTAGGCTAGAGATATGAGCGAAGAAACGACGGTCGAGTCTGAGGTGGTACAAGCTGCCCAGGTTTCGATAGATCCCGAATTCCGCGAGCAAGCGGTTGAGGCGTTGAAGAATGTTTCTGACCCCGAGCTCGGTGTAAACATTGTCGATCTTGGCCTCATTTATGACCTCGCGTATGACAAAGAGAACGACGCGCTCGTTATCTCGATGACGCTCACGAGTGCGGGTTGCCCACTCACCGATGTCATTGAGAACGATATCGCTGAGGCACTCGATGGACTCGTAGCGGCGTTCCGCATCAACTGGGTGTGGATGCCGCCATGGACTCCGCAGCGCATTACCGACGATGGTCGGGAGATGATGAGGGCGTTGGGCTTTAATATTTAGTCCACAGCTTCCGGTCTCCGCGTTCGATTTTCGACGGCTTGCCTTCCGGCGCGCTTCGCGCGCTGCCAGACCCGCCTGTCAAGCCTTACGAAAATCGAACGCGGATTCCTCTGTTTATCCGGGGTTACGCCCACACTATTACCGTCTACGATGCTGCGCAGTTCTGTCGCGCATCCTGAAGAAGAGAAGTTCACTGTGATTGTTGTCGAGGATCTCGCGATCGACGTAGGCGCGCGCCGACTCATGGGCGACGTTTCGTTCCGCGTCCACCCCGGCGACAAGATCGGGCTCGTTGGTCGCAATGGTGCTGGAAAGACGACACTTACTCGCACACTTTCGGGTGAATTGCAGCCTGCAGAAGGCAAGATCACCGTCACCGGCGAGCTCGGCTTCCTTCCGCAGGATCCCCGCACCGGAGACCCCGAGCAAATCGCACGACACCGCATACTCGATGCACGCGGGCTCGGCACACTCACGAAGAACATCGCGAAGGCTTCTGAAGAGATGGGGTCGTCTGATCCCAAAATCGCAGAAAAGGCGATGAAGCGATTCGGCAACCTCACCGACCGGTTCCAAGCGCTGGGCGGATATGCTGCAGAAGCAGAGGCCGCGGCGATCTCACACAATTTAGGCTTGCCCGACCGTATCCTTGATCAGCCCCTAAAAACACTCTCGGGCGGTCAACGCAGGCGTATTGAACTCGCACGAATCCTATTCAGCGATGCTGACACGATGATTCTTGACGAGCCGACAAACCACCTTGACGCAGATTCAATCGTATGGCTTCGCGAGTTTCTCAAGAGCTACAAGGGCGGCGTCATCATCATCTCGCACGATATTGACCTGGTCGGAGAGACCGTCAATCGCGTCTTCTATCTCGATGCGAATCGCCAGGTCATCGACGTCTACAACATGGGGTGGAAGCTATATCTCAGGCAGCGTGCTGCCGATGAGGAACGTCGCCGCAAAGAGCGAACAAACGTCGAGAAGAAAGCCTCAGCTCTCAAAGAACAAGCTGCGCGTTTTGGTGCAAAAGCCTCGAAAGCGGCTGCTGCCCACCAGATGGTCGCGCGAGCGGAAAAGATGCTGTCTGGCCTCGAAGAAGTTCGGCAAGTTGACCGTGTGGCGAAACTTCGGTTTCCCGATCCCGCCCCCTGCGGCAAGACCCCGCTCATGGCCGATGGCCTCTCAAAATCATATGGATCGCTCGAAATATTTGCGGGTGTAGACCTCGCGATCGATCGTGGGTCAAAAGTCGTAGTGCTCGGACTGAACGGTGCTGGAAAAACCACACTGCTGAGACTCCTCGCGCAAGTCGACGAGCCCGATACGGGTGAGATTGTGGCTGGACACGGATTAAGGGTCGGCTATTACGCCCAAGAGCACGAGACGCTCGACGTAAAGACGAGTGTGCTGCAGAATATGATCTCGGTTTCGCAACACCTCACCGAAACGGAGGCACGAAAAGTTCTCGGCTCGTTCCTCTTCACTGGCGACGACGTACACAAGCCCGCAGGAGTGCTCTCAGGCGGCGAAAAGACCAGGCTCGCACTCGCGATGCTCGTGGTCTCAAGTGCGAACGTGCTTCTCCTTGACGAGCCCACGAACAACCTTGACCCAGCGAGCCGCGAAGAAATCCTTGATGCACTCGCACATTTCAAGGGAGCCGTGG contains:
- the sufB gene encoding Fe-S cluster assembly protein SufB, whose protein sequence is MPEVLIDRPELEGLGQYEFGWHDSDAAGETAKRGLNEDVVRNISALKNEPEWMLERRLKALQIFGRKPMPTWGADLTDIDFDNIKYFVRSTEKQANTWEDLPEDIKETYEKLGIPEAERQRLVAGVAAQYESEVVYHQIREDLEEQGVLFLDTDTALKEHPEIFKEYFGTVIPSGDNKFAALNTAVWSGGSFVYVPKGVHVEIPLQAYFRINTENMGQFERTLIIADEDSYVHYIEGCTAPIYKSDSLHSAVVEIIVKKNARVRYTTIQNWSSNVYNLVTKRAVAEEGATMEWVDGNIGSKVTMKYPSIYLTGEHAKGETLSVAFAGPGQHQDAGAKMIHLAPHTKSSILSKSIARGGGRTGYRGEVRVDANAHHAANSVVCDALLVDTISRSDTYPAIDIRTDDATLAHEATVTRVSEEQLFYLMSRGLSEEESMAMIVRGFIEPIARELPMEYALELNKLIEMSMEGSVG
- the sufD gene encoding Fe-S cluster assembly protein SufD — its product is MTTLQTEQHGFKAHSDGDWENRAPVQTRSERLKSVSLADFPEVTGREVNWKFTPVAQIKSLLGDKLIDGSQTFEISEAEGVELSTVPMDSELVGRGGIPEDQAAANAWGQVQAAQRILLTSQDHQTVIVKRSALTTEPTAAHTIIEAAPQANALVILENEGDAHLSETVEIVVGDAANLTVVSIQEWNDEAIHLAAHNATVGRDANLQHIVVSLGGKIVRVNPSIHLDAQGANGEGYGAYFADAGQHLEHQVYIDHNAPHTRSRVAYKGALQGEGAHAVWIGDVLIRRVATGTDSYEENRNLTLTEGTRTDSIPNLEIETGDIEGAGHASTTGRFDEEHIFYLQSRGISEDEARKLVVRGFLFDVIQRIGNEEIEDRLQEAIDAELKQSVLA
- a CDS encoding non-heme iron oxygenase ferredoxin subunit, giving the protein MSRMKALELSELTQDQAVKVELDGVPIAIVLDGQGDVHAIGDTCTHGQISLSEGFVEDGTLECWAHGSAFSLTTGIPQNLPAYEPVPVYIVEIEDGTVYIDPHVTKEIAA
- the sufC gene encoding Fe-S cluster assembly ATPase SufC, with translation MTSVLEIKDLHVSVETEKGPKPILKGVNLTIRKGETHAIMGPNGSGKSTLAYAVAGHPRYEITSGQILLDGEDLTELGADERAQAGLFLAMQYPVEIPGVTNANFLRTAKTAIDGEAPAIRTWMGAVRDAMKNLRMDESFAARNVNEGFSGGEKKRNEILQLELLKPQFAVLDETDSGLDVDALKVVSEGVNRAKENTGLGVLLITHYTRILRYIKPDFVHVFVDGKIAEEGGPELAERLENEGYDRFLVEA
- a CDS encoding metal-sulfur cluster assembly factor; amino-acid sequence: MSEETTVESEVVQAAQVSIDPEFREQAVEALKNVSDPELGVNIVDLGLIYDLAYDKENDALVISMTLTSAGCPLTDVIENDIAEALDGLVAAFRINWVWMPPWTPQRITDDGREMMRALGFNI
- a CDS encoding ABC-F family ATP-binding cassette domain-containing protein, which codes for MIVVEDLAIDVGARRLMGDVSFRVHPGDKIGLVGRNGAGKTTLTRTLSGELQPAEGKITVTGELGFLPQDPRTGDPEQIARHRILDARGLGTLTKNIAKASEEMGSSDPKIAEKAMKRFGNLTDRFQALGGYAAEAEAAAISHNLGLPDRILDQPLKTLSGGQRRRIELARILFSDADTMILDEPTNHLDADSIVWLREFLKSYKGGVIIISHDIDLVGETVNRVFYLDANRQVIDVYNMGWKLYLRQRAADEERRRKERTNVEKKASALKEQAARFGAKASKAAAAHQMVARAEKMLSGLEEVRQVDRVAKLRFPDPAPCGKTPLMADGLSKSYGSLEIFAGVDLAIDRGSKVVVLGLNGAGKTTLLRLLAQVDEPDTGEIVAGHGLRVGYYAQEHETLDVKTSVLQNMISVSQHLTETEARKVLGSFLFTGDDVHKPAGVLSGGEKTRLALAMLVVSSANVLLLDEPTNNLDPASREEILDALAHFKGAVVLVSHDAGAVEALNPERVLIMPEATEDHWSKEYLELIELA